A genome region from Cyprinus carpio isolate SPL01 chromosome B23, ASM1834038v1, whole genome shotgun sequence includes the following:
- the LOC109047993 gene encoding rap guanine nucleotide exchange factor 3-like isoform X3 — translation MCSEDTLLRSSLRSSLEKTPLPEAVDTQDTIKQFLSDRILKAARVVYSTLMERNPGLIRDRKHHLKTYRQCCSGKELVDWLMKLNDCFQSRSQAVGMWQVLVDEGILSHVKQELNFHDKDTQFYRFMEAEFELNHTTNEKDSKDEELQESLALLIQMGPDALLTMILRKCPSQRTPEDLEVIYEELMHVKAVAHLSTSVRKELAAVLVFESHAKAGTVLFSQGDKGTSWYIIWRGSVNVITHGKGLVTTLHEGEDFGQLALVNDAPRSATIILREDNCHFLRVDKQDFIRILKDVEANTVRLEEHGKVVLVLEKSSAQESTYQGGSASSSKYTVMSGTPEKILEHMLETIKLETNGTDFIDPSVTDFLLTHPVFMPYSQLCAALQHHYQAEPSEGTDLEKAAYALNTKQKVVKLVAHWVALYGLLLRDNPVASEFLEKFREGVMADSRLSSILKEQLRDRRKTKITENGCHTLTKLNQKFDWFSAHEEPVGKLRSIKAQDKVLYEIFKADHKAVNVMLPVDASVSDILTTLVDPERDYVLVKMNSSGDRVQLKLETTAVSASLGVNEKLFFCSASQVEQLTPVKEQLGPEKSTMDTLEQMCSKDIASQHTSYDWELFMAMHEVELVYYVFGREKFPGSTTANLERFVRRFNEVQYWVVTELCLCEDLVKRAILLKKFIKMAVVLKEQKNLNSFFAVMFGLSNSAVQRLNKTWERLPNKTKRIYCAYERLMDPSRNHRAYRLTVAKLSPPYIPFMPLLLKDMTFIHEGNKNYTDKLVNFEKMRMIARTLKTVRECRSQAYVPSSPQKGLTERMFLDAQAIRLSTYSDQSLTLRNAGNIKQYIQNLKVIDNQKKLTQLSRAIER, via the exons TTTTTATCCGATCGGATCCTGAAGGCTGCGCGGGTGGTTTACAGCACTCTGATGGAGCGTAACCCAGGCCTGATAAGAGACAGAAAACACCATCTTAAGACCTACAG ACAGTGCTGCAGTGGGAAGGAACTTGTGGATTGGCTAATGAAACTCAATGATTGCTTCCAGTCCCGCAGTCAGGCAGTCGGAATGTGGCAAGTTTTGGTGGATGAGGGCATTCTGAGTCATG TGAAACAGGAGTTAAATTTCCATGACAAAGACACACAGTTTTACCGCTTCATGGAGGCAGAGTTTGAGCTTAATCACACAACGAACGAGAAAGACTCCAAAGATGAAGAACTCCAAGAGAGTTTAGCACTCCTGATCCAGATGGGTCCAGATGCTCTTCTGACTATGATACTGCGTAAATG CCCAAGCCAGAGAACTCCAGAGGACCTGGAAGTTATTTATGAAGAACTTATGCACGTCAAAGCTGTGGCCCACTTGTCTACATCT GTTCGGAAGGAGCTGGCAGCAGTACTGGTTTTTGAAAGCCATGCCAAGGCGGGAACAGTCT taTTCAGTCAGGGGGACAAAGGGACTTCCTGGTACATCATCTGGAGAGGCTCTGTTAATGTCATCACACACGGCAAG GGCTTGGTGACCACGCTTCATGAGGGAGAAGACTTTGGACAGCTGGCCTTGGTGAACGACGCCCCTCGTTCTGCCACCATCATCCTGAGAGAGGACAACTGCCACTTCCTGCGGGTGGACAAGCAGGACTTTATACGTATCCTAAAG GATGTCGAGGCCAACACTGTCCGCCTGGAGGAACACGGTAAAGTCGTCCTGGTTCTTGAGAAGAGCTCAGCGCAGGAGTCCACCTATCAGGGAGGATCAGCAAGCAGCAGCAA GTACACAGTAATGTCAGGAACGCCAGAGAAGATCCTAGAACACATGCTGGAGACGATTAAACTGGAAACCAATGGCACTGATTTTATAG ATCCCAGTGTGACTGACTTCCTCTTAACACATCCAGTCTTCATGCCCTACAGCCAGCTCTGTGCAGCCCTCCAGCATCA CTACCAAGCGGAGCCATCGGAAGGTACAGACCTGGAGAAGGCAGCGTATGCTCTCAACACCAAGCAGAAGGTTGTGAAACTGGTGGCTCACTGGGTGGCTCTGTACGGTCTGCTACTGAGGGACAATCCTGTGGCCTCTGAATTCCTGGAG AAATTTAGGGAAGGGGTGATGGCTGACTCGAGACTTTCCAGCATTCTCAAAGAACAGCTGAGGgacagaagaaagacaaaaat AACTGAAAATGGATGTCACACTCTGACAAAG CTGAACCAAAAGTTTGATTGGTTTTCTGCTCACGAAGAGCCGGTGGGGAAATTACGGTCGATTAAAGCTCAAGATAAAG TCTTATATGAGATCTTTAAAGCGGATCATAAGGCTGTCAATGTGATGCTGCCGGTCGATGCTTCAGTGAGCGATATCTTGACTACATTAGTGGATCCTGAGAGAGACTATGTGCTGGTCAAGATGAATTCCTCAGGAG ACAGGGTCCAGCTCAAGTTGGAGACCACAGCGGTCTCTGCCTCTTTAGGAGTGAATGAGAAGCTTTTCTTCTGCTCTGCCAGCCAAGTGGAACAACTG ACACCGGTGAAAGAACAGCTGGGGCCAGAGAAGAGCACCATGGACACTCTTGAGCAGATGTGCTCCAAGGACATAGCCAGCCAGCACACCAGCTACGACTGGGAGCTCTTCATGGCCATGCATGAG GTGGAGTTGGTCTACTACGTTTTCGGACGGGAAAAGTTCCCTGGATCCACGACGGCTAACCTCGAGCGGTTTGTGCGTCGCTTCAACGAGGTTCAGTACTGGGTGGTGACGGAGCTGTGTCTCTGTGAGGACCTGGTCAAGAGAGCCATACTACTCAAGAAGTTCATCAAGATGGCTGTTGT TCTTAAAGAGCAGAAGAACCTGAACTCGTTTTTCGCAGTGATGTTCGGGCTCAGTAACAGTGCTGTACAGAGGCTCAATAAAACATGGGAG agaCTTCCAAACAAAACCAAGAGGATctactgtgcatatgaaagactgATG GATCCATCCCGCAACCACAGGGCCTACAGACTGACTGTAGCCAAACTGAGCCCTCCATACATTCCCTTCATGCCTCTACTGCTTAAAG ACATGACATTTATCCATGAGGGAAACAAGAACTACACTGATAAACTGGTCAACTTTGAGAAAATG CGCATGATTGCCAGAACATTGAAGACAGTTCGAGAGTGTCGAAGTCAAGCTTACG TGCCTTCATCTCCACAGAAAGGCTTGACAGAGAGAATGTTCTTGGATGCCCAAGCTATCCGACTATCAACAT ATTCAGACCAGTCCCTGACCCTGCGCAATGCAGGCAACATAAAACAATACATCCAGAACCTCAAAGTGATCGACAATCAGAagaaactaactcagctctccagAGCCATAGAGCGCTGA
- the LOC109047993 gene encoding rap guanine nucleotide exchange factor 3-like isoform X1 — protein sequence MHHWALGFISLAAVEHDVQYMEDIHARMLSFFKQILSAKKKNRFEAPAIMCSEDTLLRSSLRSSLEKTPLPEAVDTQDTIKQFLSDRILKAARVVYSTLMERNPGLIRDRKHHLKTYRQCCSGKELVDWLMKLNDCFQSRSQAVGMWQVLVDEGILSHVKQELNFHDKDTQFYRFMEAEFELNHTTNEKDSKDEELQESLALLIQMGPDALLTMILRKCPSQRTPEDLEVIYEELMHVKAVAHLSTSVRKELAAVLVFESHAKAGTVLFSQGDKGTSWYIIWRGSVNVITHGKGLVTTLHEGEDFGQLALVNDAPRSATIILREDNCHFLRVDKQDFIRILKDVEANTVRLEEHGKVVLVLEKSSAQESTYQGGSASSSKYTVMSGTPEKILEHMLETIKLETNGTDFIDPSVTDFLLTHPVFMPYSQLCAALQHHYQAEPSEGTDLEKAAYALNTKQKVVKLVAHWVALYGLLLRDNPVASEFLEKFREGVMADSRLSSILKEQLRDRRKTKITENGCHTLTKLNQKFDWFSAHEEPVGKLRSIKAQDKVLYEIFKADHKAVNVMLPVDASVSDILTTLVDPERDYVLVKMNSSGDRVQLKLETTAVSASLGVNEKLFFCSASQVEQLTPVKEQLGPEKSTMDTLEQMCSKDIASQHTSYDWELFMAMHEVELVYYVFGREKFPGSTTANLERFVRRFNEVQYWVVTELCLCEDLVKRAILLKKFIKMAVVLKEQKNLNSFFAVMFGLSNSAVQRLNKTWERLPNKTKRIYCAYERLMDPSRNHRAYRLTVAKLSPPYIPFMPLLLKDMTFIHEGNKNYTDKLVNFEKMRMIARTLKTVRECRSQAYVPSSPQKGLTERMFLDAQAIRLSTYSDQSLTLRNAGNIKQYIQNLKVIDNQKKLTQLSRAIER from the exons TTTTTATCCGATCGGATCCTGAAGGCTGCGCGGGTGGTTTACAGCACTCTGATGGAGCGTAACCCAGGCCTGATAAGAGACAGAAAACACCATCTTAAGACCTACAG ACAGTGCTGCAGTGGGAAGGAACTTGTGGATTGGCTAATGAAACTCAATGATTGCTTCCAGTCCCGCAGTCAGGCAGTCGGAATGTGGCAAGTTTTGGTGGATGAGGGCATTCTGAGTCATG TGAAACAGGAGTTAAATTTCCATGACAAAGACACACAGTTTTACCGCTTCATGGAGGCAGAGTTTGAGCTTAATCACACAACGAACGAGAAAGACTCCAAAGATGAAGAACTCCAAGAGAGTTTAGCACTCCTGATCCAGATGGGTCCAGATGCTCTTCTGACTATGATACTGCGTAAATG CCCAAGCCAGAGAACTCCAGAGGACCTGGAAGTTATTTATGAAGAACTTATGCACGTCAAAGCTGTGGCCCACTTGTCTACATCT GTTCGGAAGGAGCTGGCAGCAGTACTGGTTTTTGAAAGCCATGCCAAGGCGGGAACAGTCT taTTCAGTCAGGGGGACAAAGGGACTTCCTGGTACATCATCTGGAGAGGCTCTGTTAATGTCATCACACACGGCAAG GGCTTGGTGACCACGCTTCATGAGGGAGAAGACTTTGGACAGCTGGCCTTGGTGAACGACGCCCCTCGTTCTGCCACCATCATCCTGAGAGAGGACAACTGCCACTTCCTGCGGGTGGACAAGCAGGACTTTATACGTATCCTAAAG GATGTCGAGGCCAACACTGTCCGCCTGGAGGAACACGGTAAAGTCGTCCTGGTTCTTGAGAAGAGCTCAGCGCAGGAGTCCACCTATCAGGGAGGATCAGCAAGCAGCAGCAA GTACACAGTAATGTCAGGAACGCCAGAGAAGATCCTAGAACACATGCTGGAGACGATTAAACTGGAAACCAATGGCACTGATTTTATAG ATCCCAGTGTGACTGACTTCCTCTTAACACATCCAGTCTTCATGCCCTACAGCCAGCTCTGTGCAGCCCTCCAGCATCA CTACCAAGCGGAGCCATCGGAAGGTACAGACCTGGAGAAGGCAGCGTATGCTCTCAACACCAAGCAGAAGGTTGTGAAACTGGTGGCTCACTGGGTGGCTCTGTACGGTCTGCTACTGAGGGACAATCCTGTGGCCTCTGAATTCCTGGAG AAATTTAGGGAAGGGGTGATGGCTGACTCGAGACTTTCCAGCATTCTCAAAGAACAGCTGAGGgacagaagaaagacaaaaat AACTGAAAATGGATGTCACACTCTGACAAAG CTGAACCAAAAGTTTGATTGGTTTTCTGCTCACGAAGAGCCGGTGGGGAAATTACGGTCGATTAAAGCTCAAGATAAAG TCTTATATGAGATCTTTAAAGCGGATCATAAGGCTGTCAATGTGATGCTGCCGGTCGATGCTTCAGTGAGCGATATCTTGACTACATTAGTGGATCCTGAGAGAGACTATGTGCTGGTCAAGATGAATTCCTCAGGAG ACAGGGTCCAGCTCAAGTTGGAGACCACAGCGGTCTCTGCCTCTTTAGGAGTGAATGAGAAGCTTTTCTTCTGCTCTGCCAGCCAAGTGGAACAACTG ACACCGGTGAAAGAACAGCTGGGGCCAGAGAAGAGCACCATGGACACTCTTGAGCAGATGTGCTCCAAGGACATAGCCAGCCAGCACACCAGCTACGACTGGGAGCTCTTCATGGCCATGCATGAG GTGGAGTTGGTCTACTACGTTTTCGGACGGGAAAAGTTCCCTGGATCCACGACGGCTAACCTCGAGCGGTTTGTGCGTCGCTTCAACGAGGTTCAGTACTGGGTGGTGACGGAGCTGTGTCTCTGTGAGGACCTGGTCAAGAGAGCCATACTACTCAAGAAGTTCATCAAGATGGCTGTTGT TCTTAAAGAGCAGAAGAACCTGAACTCGTTTTTCGCAGTGATGTTCGGGCTCAGTAACAGTGCTGTACAGAGGCTCAATAAAACATGGGAG agaCTTCCAAACAAAACCAAGAGGATctactgtgcatatgaaagactgATG GATCCATCCCGCAACCACAGGGCCTACAGACTGACTGTAGCCAAACTGAGCCCTCCATACATTCCCTTCATGCCTCTACTGCTTAAAG ACATGACATTTATCCATGAGGGAAACAAGAACTACACTGATAAACTGGTCAACTTTGAGAAAATG CGCATGATTGCCAGAACATTGAAGACAGTTCGAGAGTGTCGAAGTCAAGCTTACG TGCCTTCATCTCCACAGAAAGGCTTGACAGAGAGAATGTTCTTGGATGCCCAAGCTATCCGACTATCAACAT ATTCAGACCAGTCCCTGACCCTGCGCAATGCAGGCAACATAAAACAATACATCCAGAACCTCAAAGTGATCGACAATCAGAagaaactaactcagctctccagAGCCATAGAGCGCTGA
- the LOC109047993 gene encoding rap guanine nucleotide exchange factor 3-like isoform X2, with product MHLFRSYKYQVFPDRCTGEEKPQIRGISWTPLPEAVDTQDTIKQFLSDRILKAARVVYSTLMERNPGLIRDRKHHLKTYRQCCSGKELVDWLMKLNDCFQSRSQAVGMWQVLVDEGILSHVKQELNFHDKDTQFYRFMEAEFELNHTTNEKDSKDEELQESLALLIQMGPDALLTMILRKCPSQRTPEDLEVIYEELMHVKAVAHLSTSVRKELAAVLVFESHAKAGTVLFSQGDKGTSWYIIWRGSVNVITHGKGLVTTLHEGEDFGQLALVNDAPRSATIILREDNCHFLRVDKQDFIRILKDVEANTVRLEEHGKVVLVLEKSSAQESTYQGGSASSSKYTVMSGTPEKILEHMLETIKLETNGTDFIDPSVTDFLLTHPVFMPYSQLCAALQHHYQAEPSEGTDLEKAAYALNTKQKVVKLVAHWVALYGLLLRDNPVASEFLEKFREGVMADSRLSSILKEQLRDRRKTKITENGCHTLTKLNQKFDWFSAHEEPVGKLRSIKAQDKVLYEIFKADHKAVNVMLPVDASVSDILTTLVDPERDYVLVKMNSSGDRVQLKLETTAVSASLGVNEKLFFCSASQVEQLTPVKEQLGPEKSTMDTLEQMCSKDIASQHTSYDWELFMAMHEVELVYYVFGREKFPGSTTANLERFVRRFNEVQYWVVTELCLCEDLVKRAILLKKFIKMAVVLKEQKNLNSFFAVMFGLSNSAVQRLNKTWERLPNKTKRIYCAYERLMDPSRNHRAYRLTVAKLSPPYIPFMPLLLKDMTFIHEGNKNYTDKLVNFEKMRMIARTLKTVRECRSQAYVPSSPQKGLTERMFLDAQAIRLSTYSDQSLTLRNAGNIKQYIQNLKVIDNQKKLTQLSRAIER from the exons TTTTTATCCGATCGGATCCTGAAGGCTGCGCGGGTGGTTTACAGCACTCTGATGGAGCGTAACCCAGGCCTGATAAGAGACAGAAAACACCATCTTAAGACCTACAG ACAGTGCTGCAGTGGGAAGGAACTTGTGGATTGGCTAATGAAACTCAATGATTGCTTCCAGTCCCGCAGTCAGGCAGTCGGAATGTGGCAAGTTTTGGTGGATGAGGGCATTCTGAGTCATG TGAAACAGGAGTTAAATTTCCATGACAAAGACACACAGTTTTACCGCTTCATGGAGGCAGAGTTTGAGCTTAATCACACAACGAACGAGAAAGACTCCAAAGATGAAGAACTCCAAGAGAGTTTAGCACTCCTGATCCAGATGGGTCCAGATGCTCTTCTGACTATGATACTGCGTAAATG CCCAAGCCAGAGAACTCCAGAGGACCTGGAAGTTATTTATGAAGAACTTATGCACGTCAAAGCTGTGGCCCACTTGTCTACATCT GTTCGGAAGGAGCTGGCAGCAGTACTGGTTTTTGAAAGCCATGCCAAGGCGGGAACAGTCT taTTCAGTCAGGGGGACAAAGGGACTTCCTGGTACATCATCTGGAGAGGCTCTGTTAATGTCATCACACACGGCAAG GGCTTGGTGACCACGCTTCATGAGGGAGAAGACTTTGGACAGCTGGCCTTGGTGAACGACGCCCCTCGTTCTGCCACCATCATCCTGAGAGAGGACAACTGCCACTTCCTGCGGGTGGACAAGCAGGACTTTATACGTATCCTAAAG GATGTCGAGGCCAACACTGTCCGCCTGGAGGAACACGGTAAAGTCGTCCTGGTTCTTGAGAAGAGCTCAGCGCAGGAGTCCACCTATCAGGGAGGATCAGCAAGCAGCAGCAA GTACACAGTAATGTCAGGAACGCCAGAGAAGATCCTAGAACACATGCTGGAGACGATTAAACTGGAAACCAATGGCACTGATTTTATAG ATCCCAGTGTGACTGACTTCCTCTTAACACATCCAGTCTTCATGCCCTACAGCCAGCTCTGTGCAGCCCTCCAGCATCA CTACCAAGCGGAGCCATCGGAAGGTACAGACCTGGAGAAGGCAGCGTATGCTCTCAACACCAAGCAGAAGGTTGTGAAACTGGTGGCTCACTGGGTGGCTCTGTACGGTCTGCTACTGAGGGACAATCCTGTGGCCTCTGAATTCCTGGAG AAATTTAGGGAAGGGGTGATGGCTGACTCGAGACTTTCCAGCATTCTCAAAGAACAGCTGAGGgacagaagaaagacaaaaat AACTGAAAATGGATGTCACACTCTGACAAAG CTGAACCAAAAGTTTGATTGGTTTTCTGCTCACGAAGAGCCGGTGGGGAAATTACGGTCGATTAAAGCTCAAGATAAAG TCTTATATGAGATCTTTAAAGCGGATCATAAGGCTGTCAATGTGATGCTGCCGGTCGATGCTTCAGTGAGCGATATCTTGACTACATTAGTGGATCCTGAGAGAGACTATGTGCTGGTCAAGATGAATTCCTCAGGAG ACAGGGTCCAGCTCAAGTTGGAGACCACAGCGGTCTCTGCCTCTTTAGGAGTGAATGAGAAGCTTTTCTTCTGCTCTGCCAGCCAAGTGGAACAACTG ACACCGGTGAAAGAACAGCTGGGGCCAGAGAAGAGCACCATGGACACTCTTGAGCAGATGTGCTCCAAGGACATAGCCAGCCAGCACACCAGCTACGACTGGGAGCTCTTCATGGCCATGCATGAG GTGGAGTTGGTCTACTACGTTTTCGGACGGGAAAAGTTCCCTGGATCCACGACGGCTAACCTCGAGCGGTTTGTGCGTCGCTTCAACGAGGTTCAGTACTGGGTGGTGACGGAGCTGTGTCTCTGTGAGGACCTGGTCAAGAGAGCCATACTACTCAAGAAGTTCATCAAGATGGCTGTTGT TCTTAAAGAGCAGAAGAACCTGAACTCGTTTTTCGCAGTGATGTTCGGGCTCAGTAACAGTGCTGTACAGAGGCTCAATAAAACATGGGAG agaCTTCCAAACAAAACCAAGAGGATctactgtgcatatgaaagactgATG GATCCATCCCGCAACCACAGGGCCTACAGACTGACTGTAGCCAAACTGAGCCCTCCATACATTCCCTTCATGCCTCTACTGCTTAAAG ACATGACATTTATCCATGAGGGAAACAAGAACTACACTGATAAACTGGTCAACTTTGAGAAAATG CGCATGATTGCCAGAACATTGAAGACAGTTCGAGAGTGTCGAAGTCAAGCTTACG TGCCTTCATCTCCACAGAAAGGCTTGACAGAGAGAATGTTCTTGGATGCCCAAGCTATCCGACTATCAACAT ATTCAGACCAGTCCCTGACCCTGCGCAATGCAGGCAACATAAAACAATACATCCAGAACCTCAAAGTGATCGACAATCAGAagaaactaactcagctctccagAGCCATAGAGCGCTGA